In Chrysoperla carnea chromosome 2, inChrCarn1.1, whole genome shotgun sequence, the following proteins share a genomic window:
- the LOC123291977 gene encoding tetratricopeptide repeat protein 30A, whose translation MEINSGELTKTVYTLIKRNKYLEAINVILSVPGADVTRAGLSLLGHCYFYTQDFQSAANCYEQLTVTYPDISEYKLYQAQSLYQASLYEKALKIANEINHPDYQNEVIKLKAAIKYGEEDLITAKNFVDTCPKDDPDTEINLGCLLYKEGRYEEALYKFMQSLQITGFKPQLLYNIALCQFRLKDYDEAKKYIGDIIDHGIRLHPELSVGTVTEGIDSHSVGNTLSLHQTALIEAFNLKAAIEFQNENENAAREALTDMPPRNEPELDAVTLHNQAILSVSLNDGSKGLVINPTPAATGNIEEAFEKLQFLLQQDLFPAETFYNLLLLYCRTDRHEIAADILAENTELTYKYLTPFMFEYLDAIITRETSGTESYLKLDTMSGRLTEALRKLTRTVQEARERQDTQAVRNAVLEYDETLSRFIPVLMAQAKIYWDLGEYEKVEKLFQKSAEFCNDHEVWKLNVAHTLFMQGNKYKEAASFYEPLIRTHYGNILSVSAIALANLCVCYIMTSQNEEAEELMRKIEREEEQLLFEDPNQKSHHLCIVNIVIGTLYCAKGNYEFGISRVIKSLEPQNNKLSADTWNYVKRCLLSMAENLAMHTLVLRDAVLLECMHFLEMCEVYGRNVSLVSDIEAKRNGMDITGKQYVTYEARLLKYILLKIMKN comes from the exons atggaaataaactCAGGCGAATTAACAAAAACTGTCTATACTTTA ataaaaagaaataaatatttagaagcaATTAATGTGATATTATCTGTACCTGGTGCTGATGTTACACGAGCTGGATTGTCATTGCTTGGTCATTGTTACTTCTATACACAAGATTTTCAAAGTGCTGCAAATTGCTATGAACAATTAACTGTTACATATCCAGATATATCCGAATATAAATTATACCAAGCGCAATCGTTATATCAAGCAAGTCTATATGAGAAAGCGTTAAAAATTGCTAATGAAATTAATCATCCAGATTATCAGAACGAG gtGATTAAATTAAAAGCCGCTATTAAATATGGTGAAGAGGATTTAATAACAGCTAAAAATTTCGTTGATACTTGCCCCAAAGATGATCCCGATACAGAAATTAATTTAGGCTGTCTATTGTATAAG GAAGGTCGATATGAAGAAGCATTATATAAGTTTATGCAATCATTACAAATAACTGGATTCAAACCACAACTACTATATAATATTGCTTTGTGCCAGTTTAGATTAAAGGATTACGAcgaagcaaaaaaatatattg gTGATATTATTGATCATGGTATAAGGCTTCACCCAGAATTAAGTGTTGGTACAGTGACAGAAGGAATTGATTCACATTCAGTTGGGAATACATTATCACTACATCAAACCGCTCTGATTGAAGCATTCAATTTAAAAGCagcaattgaatttcaaaatgaaaacg aaaatgcgGCACGTGAGGCATTAACGGATATGCCACCCAGAAATGAACCAGAATTAGATGCTGTAACATTACATAATCAAGCAATATTAAGTGTATCATTAAATGATGGTAGCAAAGGTTTAGTAATAAATCCAACACCAGCTGCTACCGGTAATATTGAAGaagcatttgaaaaattacaatttttacttcAACAAGATTTATTTCCGGctgaaacattttataatttacttttgttGTATTGTCGAACTGATCGACATGAAATTGCTGCAGATATTTTAGCAGAAAATACAGAgcttacatataaatatttaactccg TTTATGTTTGAATATTTGGATGCGATTATAACCCGAGAAACTAGTGGTACGGAATCTTATTTAAAACTAGATACGATGAGCGGACGTTTAACGGAAGCATTACGAAAATTGACAAGAACTGTTCAAGAAGCGCGTGAACGTCAAGATACACAAGCTGTTCGCAATGCAGTTTTGGAGTATGATGAAACATTGTCAAG atttattcCAGTTTTAATGGCACAAGCGAAAATTTATTGGGATTTAGGTGAATATGAAAAAGTTGAAAAGCTTTTTCAAAAGAGTGCAGAATTTTGTAATGATCATGAAGTGTGGAAATTAAATGTGGCACATACTTTATTTATGCAAGGGAATAAATATAAAGAGGCGGCATCATTTTATGAACCACTTATTCGAACACATTATGGAAAT attttatctGTAAGTGCTATAGCTTTAGCAAATCTATGTGTATGTTACATAATGACGTCGCAAAATGAAGAAGCTGAAGAATTAATGCGTAAAATCGAACGCGAAGaagaacaattattatttgagGATCCAAACCAAAAATCTCACCATTTGTGTATTGTTAATATTGTGATTGg TACTCTATATTGCGCAAAAGGAAATTATGAATTTGGGATATCACGAGTAATTAAATCCCTAGAGCCacagaataataaattaagtgCAGACACATGGAATTACGTAAAACGGTGTCTTTTAAGTATGGCAGAAAATCTAGCAATGCATACATTAGTATTACGTGATGCCGTTTTATTGGAATGTATGCATTTTTTGGAAATGTGTGAag tTTATGGTCGTAATGTAAGTCTAGTAAGTGATATCGAAGCAAAACGAAATGGAATGGATATAACTGGTAAGCAATATGTAACATACGAAGCGCgtcttttgaaatatattttattgaaaataatgaaaaattaa